The genomic segment attaattttgttatatattatattattttgtagtgTGTCAAATTTCACCCAAACGCTCGATATTTAGCGACTGGGTCTGCTGATAAGACTGTGAGATTATGGGATAAGGACGACGGAAATCTATTAAGGGTATATATAGGCGCGCAGTCAACGATTTATAGTTTAGCTTTTAGTCCAGATGGGAAATATTTGGCAGCTGCAGGTAAGacagtttataataatatttcgtaaaataatatgtatttcgtaatttattaattgagACTCTACTCTAGGCGATGACAAATCTATTTCTATTTGGGATTTATCAACTAACGCATTGTTAACTGAACTTAAAGGCCACGAAGACACGATTATGAATTTAGACTGGAGTTATGATGGTCAATACATTGCTAGTGGAAGTTTGGATGGCACTATTCGTTTATGGCCTACACATGATTATGTTAAAATTGTTAATAGGTAATTTTTAATACTACaaattgaaaagatatttatttttaatatcgaaactatattttaattgtacTGTTTTACAGCAATTCATCAAGTCTAGTACCTGAAACAGAATCACCACAAATATTCTCAACTTATTGCTCGAGCATCCTTTCTTTACgttattacaataaaaataattcgctCGTGTGCATTGGAACAGTGGACAATTTGTAATATAcggaaaaaaagaatattaaatacgatatatttgtaaatCCCGTCTTTTATTATTCCTTGTAAGTGTTATTACACggggaaatatatatttaatactgcAACACCATAACACAAAAACGCTAAATCTTACTATTAAAACcatttaatatattatgtaacaAATGTTGAAGTAATTTGTTTGGCATAAAATCCGAGAAAGAAGATAAATGTAAACCATAATATCGACCGCCATGTTTCGATATTTCTAGTTATTCGTAACGGCTCAGTTGTTCGTATACTGAAAGCAAAACGTTTAGCAAACGTTAAGTATTTTTTGAAAGGTTCGCTttcttatatttcattataattttagatatttaatattaactaataggtttctgtattttatttaattatattccattttttattaaatgagtAATTACCATGATTTTATCTGCTTCTCAACAGTTTTAGTTACACTTGATTCCAAGaaagaattttgtttaataattgaTCGATCTTTATCCCTTGTATTACTGGCTATGTTACAATTCATACTACTAATGTTATTACTTTGGTCGTTTCTTAAGAGATTGTTATTTTCTTCAATGGAATTTCTCCGCGGCTCAGTGTGTTCAAAAATGTCACGTAATTCCACGACACTATTTGTGCTGCTAAAATATGGAAAtatcatttcatttatttttcttatcgttttaaatatgttatattattgtTAGACAGCGGAATAAGAAAATAGTACAAACTCCGTTCGGTTTAATTTTTCGTTTTCCCACCTCTGCGTTTCGAAGCATAACGATGGCCGTCTTAAGTTAACTCTTCCGGAAATAGAGTTACGTTGCCTAGGAGTTTcctgaatttaaaaaaagaaaaaatttctcTATTTAACTGTAGctttttcttgtaatttttatacaaaagatataataatatgacgAAAAGTATTGCCTTTATATCCTGTGCATTCAAGGGTCGCGAAATTGTAGCGATACTCGCTCTTCTCCTAGTCATCTGTAAATCAAATTagttaaaaaagaattaattaatagcGAACATATTCTGTTGATAAATCTACAATTTCGCGCATATACAACGCAATATATTGTATCTTGTCTAATACATTACTAATTTTCAAACCATTGTTCGATTATTGCAGGGTAATCCATTTCTGTATCTAAGTTTAGGTAAATCATCTCCCACCTCTCCAGTAGTTTCTTCTATCATGATATTGTTCTTCAACAATATTtgtctgaaaaattataatttttaaatattattaaatcgccttgaaaagaaagaaaattattttttatggcAGATAATTTCTAACAACtaattatcattatattttatttttcagaatGAGAAGAATACcaatttaatttatgaatattgCGAGAAACACAATGAGATAAATAAGCAAAAGGAAGTTTTGAGAAATATGCTTACTTGACTTCTGCGATATCTGCTGCCAGATTTTCGCATCTGGTTCGCAATAACTGCAAATACTTGTCACCTATGAAGATTGCTCGAGAGATTCTATGCTCCTGGTACACTGCTCCGAGTGTTTCAGCGGCGCAAGAAACTCTATGGGCCGAGCGTGCTATCATGTCTAACTGGTGACGGACGTTTTCTATTTTGTCTATCGACTCTTGATCCGTGCAAAGTGGACACAGACCCTTTAACGGAAAATAAcaggtaaataataataataatgattaatagtctctaaatatataaaattctttcaaaaattgTAAAACGGTTTCGATATTAACGCTTTCTGAGTTTTTATGAATTGGCTGTATTAATTTATTGCAATGACAAATTagttttttcaaaaatatatatttatatatttttataattggtATAATTGATATTTGGAGAAATTGACAAGAGATCGATTCATGAACAACAGCGATGAGTTAAAGATGGAAGaaggtaataaattatatttacgttTATATCTTCTTGCATCTTTTGAATTTCATTCATAAAGTTTCGTTCCGATTGATCTCGTTGACGAAGCGACAATGCTATCCTCTTATGCAGAGTGATCCTATCCGTACTAAGTCCTATCGAAAATGCAATATATTTGCGCTGAAATTAAGAAAACGGGTCGATATTTACACAGAATAAAACTAAATGTACACTCGTTAATTTCGTAATGTTACGTATATCTGATAACTTATTAACCTCGAGCTCGTTCTCTGGTATATTTTCCCTGTAACaaacaaagaggaaaaagagataGAATTAATTCAGATCTGAAAATGCATATACGCTATCGTTTAACGAAAACAGTTGGGCATTCGCGCTTATCTTCGACCGAATGCAATCGAGTCAGCAAATCATTGATGAAAGGATTTCTAAtgatttaatctttttttcaagACGAGTCCCATATTTAAGTAAATAGAATATtcaatatttgataatttcatATTCAATGAAGAAACTATTTTAGTAGCATGTAAATGGTTGACGAGATAGTGGATTTTAAAATTCCATCCACGTGAAAAAGGTGAAATGTGACGTACGTATGTTTCCCCTGTAGTTTTCGGATAGAGAATATACattggaataaattaaaaagatagtACTTTGACTCATGTGTACCTGTATACACTGTCTATATCATTGGAGCACGATAATCCCATGATTTGTAACCTAGTGTCATTGAAGCTAGGAAAAGCTGGAAATTTCTCTTGTTCTTCATCGAGCGATTCCTCTTCTTTGACGCATCTGCAACGACGTTTCGTACGATGGTATCGTTCGCAGTCGCCTTCCGACAGAGATCTCCTTACGGCAAAAAGTTTCTAGTGGCAAACGATATCAAAcgatacacacacatatattcgCGAAGAATATCATTTCGTTTCTTAAACAGATACCGAGTTTTCAGCGTTTTTCGGTTTCTCTATAAATATCCCAATGCGCGAAATCGAAAGGGAATTTCAGTAAAAGCGTCCATACgctttatttcgaatttcccgAACTGTTATATGTGCTTCGCGTTTTGCTTCtagaacaaatattatttttcctatCGAACGGAATAGATCGCCAGATGTAATGCGACCATGTGGTACAGCTACGACTCAAGGTACATACATACACAATATTTCAAACGTCTGGCAATGCCGAAGGTCTCCATCGCAAATGCCAGCGCagtttatcaatttttcttcctttttttctcgcaGATTAGATTATATTCTAAGATCGGAACCGTCTAGCGGTAAATCATTCATTTCGAAGAAATAACTACGAGCATTTTTAATACGTTTCGAGagataattaagaataatattcaATCTACCTACATTGCAGGTATATACATTGTAAGTATTTGCATGTGAAGTAAATAGCTTCGTTTTCCTACAAAATGACTTTTTAGCAGTTTTTGCatcttattttcataatatcgaatctttataattacataacaggatctaaatacatattttatgatTATACATATTTCGTGTAACCACCGTATGCATTAGGACAcctattcgttatatttattgaaaacttAACTTTATTTCATTTAGTATTTTACGCCATAAAATCaattaattactatattacaattatagcataaaataaataaattatacaaatgtaTAACAAGATGGGAATGATCTATGATAAAGTaaccagaaaataaaaatgatgatAGCGTTCAATTCATCAGCAGGTGTCTTAATGCTTGTCACCAGTAATAtacgtttcgatatttttgcgGAAAACAAGTATACTTTCTATAGGAATAAAAAGAACAAGTGATATTTTAAAAGGATTACCAacttgtctctccacttgttcCGGACAAAGTTCCTCAACATCCTCCGCCACTTTTTGATCATGGATTTCTCTTAAGTTGAATTTCCTAGACGGTTCACCAATCGAGATAGACGATAAGGTTTGTGACAACGGGCTGTTACTTTTCGATCGTGACCTCTCATTCTTCGTCTCGTTTCGCGTACATATCGTGGCGTGCACGGTCCGTTCGATCGAATCGTCCTCGCTATCGGAACCCATCGAGCTATCCTCGTGACTCGACATTTCGGCATCGACTGATGTATATTTCCCAAGACGACGGGCACCCGACGCGTTCACAAACGAGCGGGGATACTCCGAATCTTTGATCTTAACCAGATCTGCGAATCAGAGAGAAATAGATCTCCAACAATATACATCTTATTGTATTTTTAGGTTTTTTAACTTGATCGAGCTGTGTATAGACTTTCTGCGATTTACCGGTGCACGTGATGGCTCGCGAACATGCTGAACGCGTTTGCGGTGAATTTCCATGTTGCGGCTCGGCCGTTCCATTGGCAGCAGAGCTGTTCGTTTCAGCGTTTCCAACTTTTTCTTTGGCGAATGATCGAATAGTATTGGTTAGGTTGGGTGACGAATTGGTTTGGCGCGAATTGATCACGGCATTTTCGTCGGCGACCTGTGATCGAAAGACAACACTCATTAAGAGTAAGAAGATTATTTTTAACTCTTAACGGTCCACTGGTGGGTTCTAACTTTAGACTAGACTCGGTTTAGCTGTCTGATAAatcatgtaatatatataacatagtTCTGTGGAATACACGATGATGCTGGAAATTGGGCCAAGGTTttgttccttttccttctttttctcggtTTCTAGATGATATGTGAAAGCGATACAATTTTGGAATTCTGTACACGTTGCGTTATAACCCTTAACTATAGATCATTCGTAAGGAGTCtttattccattactataatatgataatatgtaAGAGTTTTAGAAGATTTAACGTTCGAGCATTTtcaattgtataaaatcaacaaacaaataCGTATGATCAAATAAAAGAGATATATCAGGAAACCACCGCGCAGAAGTATTTAAAAGACGATTCATTTCCGAATGAGTTCGTTCTTTATTGCGACCGGAATAATcctaagaaaaatattttcgatgcaGTAGATTCAGCGAAGTTCTACGAAATTAATTCGACTCGTAAATCGTATCAGAGAATCAGTTTGCCATGAAAACAGTCCGACTGAAATATCCTCCAAGGGAAAATACCAACAGGAACCATTAAGAGTTAAATCGGGAGACTCATAACAATCACGGTCCTTATTAAGTTTTCCAATCTTTTATATAATAACGCTTTCTTCTATATTCTATTTATCCATTGTAacatatcgaagaaaaattaactCGTTAAATGGATTGTCTTTTAACTGGACATATATCTAACGTTGTTCTACGTTAAATGTTTTCTTcaaaaacgttaaaaatttcttttgtctAGTAAATTCGAGGTCCGCAGCAGGGTCGATTTCAGTCACATCGATTTCAATTCTTGCAAATACGAATGCGAAgcgttttatatgttttatcttaaacataaaatcaaacatatataaAGAAGTACGGCTCCCTAGATAAAGATATTATTAAGACTAAAAGATTACGATCTCAATGACGAGCTAGTCTCGTCTGCCCTAGTTAATAGATCGAAGACGTTGAGATATTCTTTTGCTTTTATAAAGAAAGATAAACATAGCCAAGGATCGTTTTTGTTACGAGTTTTTGTTACGGCTTACTTTGTACTCGTAATTCCCATTGTTATTCAACTTATAGTGTTTCCCGATTGACGTCTCGGTAATTGTGGCGTAATTATCGACGATCGTGTCCTCTAGAACTTGAGGCAGCTTGAACCCTATCGGAGATAATGATCCAGCTTTCGAAACTTGCTCGTTATTCGACGAGGGCTTTTCGCTGAGCCGACTCGGCGAGGAGCAGCTCAAAAACTTCCCGTTCTCGTTCAACGAACGATAATCATCGACGAAGTGTCTTTCCTGCAAACTCGCTGGTTGATCGATCTGACCATTCTTCGAATCAGCGTCCTCTCGAGTTCTTTCGATTTGTACGGACGGGCTGCTTGACGTTCTTCGAAAATCCAGCGTCTGTTTCTCCTTCTCTTGATCGACCTGCGCGATCACGTCGAACGATCGATAAAATACAGACAATTTTCGTTTTGGAATTTTCGATAGGTCAGTGTCGTTCGATGTCATATAATTTGTCGCCCTAGAGGTTCGTTGCTTTTGATCTGCGTCCACTTCTTGTGATCGAGGCTGTTTCTCATTATCACTCGTGGATTCGTCCATTTGATGGTTTTTAATTTCCACGGGTTGTTTTAACGGCTCTTCTCCGTGATATCGCTATTCCTTTTGGACGTTtcacttttttcttatttatttaaatcacaATTCTCTAGTAtcatatttgtatattgcaaTTAGATTAATGGATTCTTATGCGAATATCTTTATGGAGATTCGTTTCACGAACGAGATACTCAGCAAATTGTTGCGATTATTTTTCACGATTACGATGAATTTAGTGGGATTCGATAATGCGAATTCACTGAAAAGAAATTACAGAATCAGATGCGTTGCCGCAATGTTGGGTTCTTAATGAGTTAAGTCTAAAGATCGTATTAGCCATTAAACCTCGATCAAGCAcagatatatcgttattattattattatttaaattataaggaAAGATATGAACACACACATTggaatatttttgaattatcTTACAATTAGAATAATCTATCTGCATTGTAGAACCATGAGAAATCAGCATACGCAAGAGACGCGGTTATGGTATGATATTCAATTCCCAGCGCGGGCAAGTTCGCGAAACACCCACGGAAAGTTGTAACACAGTTAACAGCACGGTGCTAAGGAGATTATTGCGTAATACCGAGCGGCGTATCAATGCCAACGAGTAAAGAGTGTAGCGACCCGCGCGTCAAATGAACCAGAACATTTTAATCAACGAGGATGGGAACGCGCGGTCCGTTTTACAGTTGCCTTTTCCTCCTGCCGATATAAACAGTTTGCATACATTAGGCCTGTACGTTAATTAGAACCGTCACCGATTTATCCAATTTAGCGCGGTGATCATACCATTGAAGAAATAAATTGGCTTGTCCTTGCCACTGGATGGACTAATGTTAAACCAGCGCGTTAAACATCCACATGTGCCCGCAACTCCTACGCGTCAGCTCATTAAGACATACGTACGTGCATGTGTATGTAGCTCGCCGATTTAGATCGCTGTTCAAAAGTATTTTGCGTATTTGTTCAATTCTGACGGGATACGTTCTAATTCCAAAGACGGATCGAGTAccttaattacaaaattagtaTTGTCTAATTTGTATTGtgtaatttgtattaatattgtATTGAATATTGTTTTCAAAAGTTTATGTGCAATAACAAAGTTTGTCAGATCTTACAGAATTATCTTGGTACTTGACAAAGTTCCGATTCTTTAATCTTTGAATTAGGAGTCGCAACTGATAAACATATCGTTGATATTGGTACAGTCAACGATGCGAATAAAAGAATTGTATGTTGGTAAATGAGGATTTCATTTCCGTTATTGATACTTCATGATTATGACATTGGAAAAGTGATTTTAAAGAGACTAGTGAATATGCAACGAGATGCTGGCACCTCTGACGATAAGAATCAAACAAGTTACGgatttttcaacaagatttataacaaaacaaatttcagaaatttctttACCCCCGGACTGTCTATTAGTTGCAAGAcacagataaaataaaaaaattcttctaAGCTTATAAAAGGACCATTCCTGTTAATATGCAAGCAGCGATACTTAAAAATGATTGGACGAAACTCAATAgatatattagatattaatatactgttgaacaatttttaaacgtataattacaatttactgtttgttaattttacaagctatttatttatctacCGTGTTTCAAATCAACTAAAATATCTAGGTACTCGCGAGCAGTAATCTATATAGTTCAACAAGTCTTAATTGCAATCGCAAATGTCCATCGTGAATGCACGCGTGCGACACAATATTCACCATCAGCTACTATTTGCTTAGAAACCACTCCGTTTGACATCGATATATTTGTTGAAAACTTTAACAGATGAGTTGTATATAAGATGCGTTCAATCTTCCTAGAATTTCGTAGATGTAAACTGCCAGATATAAGTATCAAAACACCTATTCGTTACATTGGTTGGGCAATTccgacaaatatttttattatttcattcagTATCATAGAAAAGATTCGTgattattatatcgtaattatattatgatataaataagtTAGAAACGGATGCGAATAAGATCATAGCGATGCCAATGGAATTATAGATTCGTAATAAAATAGCTAGAAAATAAAACGtttaatttatatcaaatgTAAATGTCTGAAACGTACAGTTCATAGTGTCAAcgatattttttatcaaaagtctaattcttttaatattactgGTTAGACCGTCCATCGTTTATGGTTGATTTAAGTTAATCAGATTACGTCACTTTTCATATTTATCACTGTAGTATTACCTAAGTACAAGGTACAAGTTCACTCTAGCTTGACCGTGATACTGAGATGGAGAAAAGAtccaattatatataataacattaaatatttctatgattTCACGCGCACGGAAATTAGTCGCGCGTCGTGTGCATCGTCGCGAGAATTTGGATAGGAGACAGTAGCTAGAACAAACGATTTTTAAATAGTcataagaatatttgaaaatgtatattattcCGTCCGGGCTATTTAATTGAACGAGATTTTGCGTAACTTTCACCAGTACCGATTTATCTGATCCGAGGGGCGCGGGAAATTCCGTATTCTTTCCATTTGCCTTCGACGAGAATCGCGTTCACAAGATATTGAGAGTAAAAGTATACTAAACTACATTTCTTCCGAATGCAAGCTTACAGCCTTAATTTACCCCAATAAGCTGTATTAACGAAAGCAAAGCggaaaaatcaaatttagtAATTCTAACTGAGACAACATTACGAAATTACTTATTGCATCGAGTATTTTGCGCTCGTATCTATTTTAGACAGCAGATTACTCGGTTTGGTGAATATTGAAGTTAGTTCCTTAGTAGCTTTGTAGCTGGTTTACTTTCTCATTTTTCAAGATGCACCGTTCGCTTAAAAATCATAAGACGGATATTACGTTTGCTTACGAATAATTcatatcgtaaaaattcatctacaattttatactttgtacGTTATTAATACGCcgaagattttatcgaaaagCGCATGCGATTCAAGATTTGCAAGCAAATATCAAAATACCATTCGTAACAGGAAATGTCCACAGACTTTGAAGACTTTGTTTTCTTATCTCTTAAGTGAAGCCGCGTTATACACGCTGTTGCGAAATAACGACTAATTATTTCTAATCGAATAACGCGAAACGAAGATGGCACATAGGGAATAATAAACTTCGGATACTCTtagttttaaaatttaattttaattggatGGGACATTTTTACCAAACAGGTCGGCGTAATGGCAGAATACGTAGAACGACGGTTAATAAAACGCATCATTATAAAATAAAGCTTCTCTTACCTAATGTTGCGATTTTAAACGACTTGGAGATTCACGTGTTTCTACATCTGAGCGCATCGTTCGTTCGCCGTGTCCCTCATAGAGAAAAATGGTGACGGAAGTCAGGTTTTGCGTGCTTCGTGTCGTTTATTCTCGTTTAAATCAGCAACAACAGGGTCATATATGTGAAATAGAGTAATAAAAGCTGAAAACAAGCAACGGAATACGACTGGCACGAACGCCGCAGCCACACTGAATGCGAACGCGTGTAAAACtgttctctttctcgctctacCATCCTCTCTCCGACAGGCTCTATCCTCGCCTTTCGAActtc from the Bombus terrestris chromosome 1, iyBomTerr1.2, whole genome shotgun sequence genome contains:
- the LOC100646612 gene encoding inositol 1,4,5-triphosphate receptor associated 2 isoform X4 encodes the protein MDESTSDNEKQPRSQEVDADQKQRTSRATNYMTSNDTDLSKIPKRKLSVFYRSFDVIAQVDQEKEKQTLDFRRTSSSPSVQIERTREDADSKNGQIDQPASLQERHFVDDYRSLNENGKFLSCSSPSRLSEKPSSNNEQVSKAGSLSPIGFKLPQVLEDTIVDNYATITETSIGKHYKLNNNGNYEYKVADENAVINSRQTNSSPNLTNTIRSFAKEKVGNAETNSSAANGTAEPQHGNSPQTRSACSRAITCTDLVKIKDSEYPRSFVNASGARRLGKYTSVDAEMSSHEDSSMGSDSEDDSIERTVHATICTRNETKNERSRSKSNSPLSQTLSSISIGEPSRKFNLREIHDQKVAEDVEELCPEQVERQKLFAVRRSLSEGDCERYHRTKRRCRCVKEEESLDEEQEKFPAFPSFNDTRLQIMGLSCSNDIDSVYRENIPENELERKYIAFSIGLSTDRITLHKRIALSLRQRDQSERNFMNEIQKMQEDINGLCPLCTDQESIDKIENVRHQLDMIARSAHRVSCAAETLGAVYQEHRISRAIFIGDKYLQLLRTRCENLAADIAEVKQILLKNNIMIEETTGEVGDDLPKLRYRNGLPCNNRTMMTRRRASIATISRPLNAQDIKETPRQRNSISGRVNLRRPSLCFETQSTNSVVELRDIFEHTEPRRNSIEENNNLLRNDQSNNISSMNCNIASNTRDKDRSIIKQNSFLESSVTKTVEKQIKSCIRTTEPLRITRNIETWRSILWFTFIFFLGFYAKQITSTFVT
- the LOC100646612 gene encoding inositol 1,4,5-triphosphate receptor associated 2 isoform X3 codes for the protein MDESTSDNEKQPRSQEVDADQKQRTSRATNYMTSNDTDLSKIPKRKLSVFYRSFDVIAQVDQEKEKQTLDFRRTSSSPSVQIERTREDADSKNGQIDQPASLQERHFVDDYRSLNENGKFLSCSSPSRLSEKPSSNNEQVSKAGSLSPIGFKLPQVLEDTIVDNYATITETSIGKHYKLNNNGNYEYKVADENAVINSRQTNSSPNLTNTIRSFAKEKVGNAETNSSAANGTAEPQHGNSPQTRSACSRAITCTDLVKIKDSEYPRSFVNASGARRLGKYTSVDAEMSSHEDSSMGSDSEDDSIERTVHATICTRNETKNERSRSKSNSPLSQTLSSISIGEPSRKFNLREIHDQKVAEDVEELCPEQVERQKLFAVRRSLSEGDCERYHRTKRRCRCVKEEESLDEEQEKFPAFPSFNDTRLQIMGLSCSNDIDSVYRENIPENELERKYIAFSIGLSTDRITLHKRIALSLRQRDQSERNFMNEIQKMQEDINGLCPLCTDQESIDKIENVRHQLDMIARSAHRVSCAAETLGAVYQEHRISRAIFIGDKYLQLLRTRCENLAADIAEVKQILLKNNIMIEETTGEVGDDLPKLRYRNGLPCNNRTMMTRRRASIATISRPLNAQDIKETPRQRNSISGRVNLRRPSLCFETQSSTNSVVELRDIFEHTEPRRNSIEENNNLLRNDQSNNISSMNCNIASNTRDKDRSIIKQNSFLESSVTKTVEKQIKSCIRTTEPLRITRNIETWRSILWFTFIFFLGFYAKQITSTFVT
- the LOC100646612 gene encoding inositol 1,4,5-triphosphate receptor associated 2 isoform X2, which produces MDESTSDNEKQPRSQEVDADQKQRTSRATNYMTSNDTDLSKIPKRKLSVFYRSFDVIAQVDQEKEKQTLDFRRTSSSPSVQIERTREDADSKNGQIDQPASLQERHFVDDYRSLNENGKFLSCSSPSRLSEKPSSNNEQVSKAGSLSPIGFKLPQVLEDTIVDNYATITETSIGKHYKLNNNGNYEYKVADENAVINSRQTNSSPNLTNTIRSFAKEKVGNAETNSSAANGTAEPQHGNSPQTRSACSRAITCTDLVKIKDSEYPRSFVNASGARRLGKYTSVDAEMSSHEDSSMGSDSEDDSIERTVHATICTRNETKNERSRSKSNSPLSQTLSSISIGEPSRKFNLREIHDQKVAEDVEELCPEQVERQKLFAVRRSLSEGDCERYHRTKRRCRCVKEEESLDEEQEKFPAFPSFNDTRLQIMGLSCSNDIDSVYRENIPENELERKYIAFSIGLSTDRITLHKRIALSLRQRDQSERNFMNEIQKMQEDINGLCPLCTDQESIDKIENVRHQLDMIARSAHRVSCAAETLGAVYQEHRISRAIFIGDKYLQLLRTRCENLAADIAEVKQILLKNNIMIEETTGEVGDDLPKLRYRNGLPCNNRTMMTRRRASIATISRPLNAQDIKETPRQRNSISGRVNLRRPSLCFETQRWENEKLNRTDTNSVVELRDIFEHTEPRRNSIEENNNLLRNDQSNNISSMNCNIASNTRDKDRSIIKQNSFLESSVTKTVEKQIKSCIRTTEPLRITRNIETWRSILWFTFIFFLGFYAKQITSTFVT
- the LOC100646612 gene encoding inositol 1,4,5-triphosphate receptor associated 2 isoform X1, with the translated sequence MDESTSDNEKQPRSQEVDADQKQRTSRATNYMTSNDTDLSKIPKRKLSVFYRSFDVIAQVDQEKEKQTLDFRRTSSSPSVQIERTREDADSKNGQIDQPASLQERHFVDDYRSLNENGKFLSCSSPSRLSEKPSSNNEQVSKAGSLSPIGFKLPQVLEDTIVDNYATITETSIGKHYKLNNNGNYEYKVADENAVINSRQTNSSPNLTNTIRSFAKEKVGNAETNSSAANGTAEPQHGNSPQTRSACSRAITCTDLVKIKDSEYPRSFVNASGARRLGKYTSVDAEMSSHEDSSMGSDSEDDSIERTVHATICTRNETKNERSRSKSNSPLSQTLSSISIGEPSRKFNLREIHDQKVAEDVEELCPEQVERQKLFAVRRSLSEGDCERYHRTKRRCRCVKEEESLDEEQEKFPAFPSFNDTRLQIMGLSCSNDIDSVYRENIPENELERKYIAFSIGLSTDRITLHKRIALSLRQRDQSERNFMNEIQKMQEDINGLCPLCTDQESIDKIENVRHQLDMIARSAHRVSCAAETLGAVYQEHRISRAIFIGDKYLQLLRTRCENLAADIAEVKQILLKNNIMIEETTGEVGDDLPKLRYRNGLPCNNRTMMTRRRASIATISRPLNAQDIKETPRQRNSISGRVNLRRPSLCFETQRWENEKLNRTDSTNSVVELRDIFEHTEPRRNSIEENNNLLRNDQSNNISSMNCNIASNTRDKDRSIIKQNSFLESSVTKTVEKQIKSCIRTTEPLRITRNIETWRSILWFTFIFFLGFYAKQITSTFVT